Proteins from one Cryptomeria japonica chromosome 4, Sugi_1.0, whole genome shotgun sequence genomic window:
- the LOC131875202 gene encoding uncharacterized protein LOC131875202 has protein sequence MNEEKEPYQKKSLFHTRCKCENKCCDVIIDSGSTDNLVFEEMVTKLKLKRERHPQSYRIAWLQNDHKILVNEQCLVQFKIESYRDEVLCDIIPMDACHVLLGRPCKFDRRDVHDGRANTYTLTKDGVLHKLKPLKEVEENVCSNGRICFVDGRIFLEGMKHEPVCFALILRVDKEHSEEVLVEVSSLLNEFQDIVSDNVPKGLPPVRKISHRIDLILGASLPNKATHKMKS, from the coding sequence ATGAATGAGGAGAAAGAACCATATCAAAAAAAGAGTTTGTTTCACACCAGATGTAAATGTGAAAACAAGTGTTGTGATGTGATTATTGACAGTGGGAGCACTGATAATCTGGTTTTTGAAGAAATGGTTACAAAGTTGAAGTTGAAGAGGGAAAGACATCCACAGTCATATCGGATAGCGTGGTTGCAGAATGACCACAAGATTTTGGTCAATGAGCAGTGTCTGGTACAATTCAAGATTGAAAGCTATCGTGATGAGGTACTATGTGACatcatacccatggatgcatgtcacgtGTTGTTAGGGAGGCCATGTAAGTTCGATAGGCGTGATGTACATGATGGTCGTGCGAATACCTATACCTTAACAAAGGATGGAGTTCTACATAAGTTGAAGCCCctgaaggaggtggaagaaaatgTATGTAGTAATGGCAGAATATGTTTTGTTGATGGAAGAATTTTTTTGGAAGGCATGAAACACGAACCTGTGTGTTTTGCTTTAATTTTGAGGGTGGATAAAGAACATAGTGAAGAGGTGCTAGTAGAAGTTTCtagtttgttgaatgagtttcaagaTATTGTGTCTGATAATGTACCCAAGGGTTTACCACCTGTGAGGAAGATCAGTCATCGGATTGACTTGATCCTTGGAGCTAGTTTACCAAATAAGGCAACCCACAAAATGAAGAGTTGA